The sequence ATCATAGGTGGAGCTGGGAAGAAGCTTGGTTGAGGAGCATTCATGGCTTTCAGCTGTTGCTCCAGCTTCTCTTTCTCTGTCTTCAGCCTCTGTTTCTCATCTCGCAGCTCGTTTTTCTCAGTCTGTTCGAGATTCACAAGGAAACTAGTAAACATGCATGGTGAAAGTATGGATTACAAGTCGAAGAAAAATTTATACCTTTAACTCTTTGATTTTTTCCTGAAGACCTGAATTGGTGTCCTTCAACTTCTGAGCTTCGCCGCGTAGCTGTGTCACCATGCGGACAGCATCGACCAAGATTGCAGCCTTGTCTGTTTTGGGAGGGTTTCCAGGCTCCAGAATTACACTCAATTCCATAAACCTGTTATTCATTTCAAAAGGCGATAAACTTCAGTTCCTACAGTAGGGAAGAGAAGGATATACAAGTTGAAAAGATTACTTGTCATTCAGCCTGTCTCGGCGCTGCTTCTCTCTACATGCTTTTGAGCTAGTGGCAGAGGATGATTCACATCTCgccctgaaaaaaaaaagtattgacCAGGATTACTTTTTCTGATACCTTATCAACCCAAAAATATTCCAAGAAAGCCAAGACAGATCTACAGAAAAACAGCTTAACAATGAACTGATTTGCAGAAGTTGCTACAGTTACGTGGTCTTTTGAAAAAAGGTGCAACAGGTGGAGTTTACCAGAAGAAGGCTTACCTCTTTTTGGAGCCAGGTTCCTTGCTGGCTTCTGAATTTCCAGCCGAACCATCAACTCCCGCGCTGAATCCAACAAGAACCAAAAagttattaataaaatgaaaGCAATTAAAGGGATTTACCATAAATCGTTCTAACACTCATCTATGCCAAAGCGGAAGCTCAAGAACTTACATATACGCTCACTTTCAAGGAAAaagattcattaaaaaaaattacatggtATACTATCCACAAAAAGAATCTAATTCCCAACCTAACAAAGTGAAAGAGATCACTCGATTCCCGAATCAAAAACATGTCAGGCACACACAGAGAGTTGACTTTGAGATAAACAaacacaagaactctcctgaAGACTTAATGTCATTAAAACCAACTGCAAGGATACCTCACCAGCTTAAAGAGTCAACCTTTAAGcttaaattgtattttttttttccgatgACAAAGAAAGTAACAATAAGATCTCAGCTTCTTCTCTACAACTTAGCCAATCAAATTACAAATTCCTTAATTTGACTCCCATTTCTTatgaaaaataacatttttaggCCGAATATGC comes from Brassica rapa cultivar Chiifu-401-42 chromosome A02, CAAS_Brap_v3.01, whole genome shotgun sequence and encodes:
- the LOC103851945 gene encoding transcription factor ILR3, with product MVSPENANWISDLIDADYGGFTIQGPGFSWPVHQPLAVSSNSSAGVDGSAGNSEASKEPGSKKRARCESSSATSSKACREKQRRDRLNDKFMELSVILEPGNPPKTDKAAILVDAVRMVTQLRGEAQKLKDTNSGLQEKIKELKTEKNELRDEKQRLKTEKEKLEQQLKAMNAPQPSFFPAPPMMPTAFASATQGQAPGNKMVPFISYPGVAMWQFMPPASVDTSQDHVLRPPVA